The Oryzias melastigma strain HK-1 linkage group LG6, ASM292280v2, whole genome shotgun sequence genome includes a window with the following:
- the LOC112152431 gene encoding membrane-associated guanylate kinase, WW and PDZ domain-containing protein 2 isoform X5 translates to MELEQSGALLESGTYEDNFYGTPKPPAEPSPAAPPLNVSEALLPGARPSAQGKRKRNQSVSNMEQRASLEPPEEEEEESPVVNGNGVAITPESSEQEDKSTDASGEVAAEGSNQTPASAEPPTEGEEAPKSPSKSPTKVPDVDEEELGPLPDNWEMAYTEKGEVYFIDHNTKTTSWLDPRLAKKAKPPEECREDELPYGWEKIDDPIYGSYYVDHINRRTQFENPVLEAKRRLEQQRQIQSQGLSALPLPTIYREKPLFTRDPTQLKGTFLSTALQKSNMGFGFTIIGGDEPDEFLQVKSVIPDGPAAQDGKMDTGDVIVYINDICVLGTTHADVVKLFQSVPIGQSVTLVLCRGYPLPFDPEDPSGAASSSLTPIGLEHRPMVVNGRYDPYLEYLSLSSQLPAQALAGVSHPGDTHLDGSSLPPTTPGSAPALTPHNDNVSIASSGTAGVAGATAQGAELLTVTMVKGAEGFGFTIADSPTGQRVKQVLEPGSQAASGLIEGDLILEVNQQPVAAAGHGRVVELLKECPVGAEATLLIQRVGTGHISPWKASKQLPDHWDPHGSPQANLSGPVLPPGTPFPNQPQHRTSVPDSTEGFDLNKPDPYDLYEKSRAIYESRRPEYEEVEVHLLREKTGFGFRILGGDEAVQAVSPDARDKIVIGAIIENTPAERDGRLRPGDELISVDKNVVAGKPHKYVIDLMHAAARNGQVSLTVRRRVQMPGEPCPVNGRSPGSVSTQHSSPRSDAASAAGPTAAAVPVATAAPEGSALQTSDVVIHRKENEGFGFVIISSLNRPENPTVITVPHKIGRIIEGSPADRCGRLKVGNRILAVNGQSIINMPHADIVKLIKDAGLTVTLHIIPEEGSHSGPSSEKQSPMIQKHSPQTQPSLVAQPGQGGTHPGQVVLQPSQTAAQPGQALSQPGQTPAQTNQTVTGPPPAAVQPAPAGTQQSPVSQPSGLPPQLYLHDGRSEVKARQDVKPDFHHPPFTDYRQPPVDYRHPPVTDYRQPPTLDYRHPPGLLDFRQHPAAAQFPLGIPSDFRLQDYDYFTVELEKSAKGFGFSIRGGREYSMDLFVLRLAEDGPAIRNGRMRVGDQIIEINGDSTRDMTHARAIELIKAGGRRVRLLLKRGTGQVPEYDCAGPWDSLPSVHSALQEVSLDPLLNPSLSSSPVSAPDSSQKLPLEATVCMADKAPPLADRRGATGGRSTEQKSTIRMQGTLQGSGEMDCGCGDRHGASKTVGRSSERRERQRETCSPCCEKKSLQTQTSSTAWPWNSYPSANSNGGSLSSGDKHLQERLSSRGLISREEERAGGHSVICCPSKMTEDPPAASAAASSELWSMPGCDKLPGTLRSWTSTVSR, encoded by the exons ATAACTTTTACGGCACGCCGAAGCCTCCAGCCGAGCCGTCCCCGGCAGCCCCTCCTCTGAATGTGAGTGAGGCCCTGCTTCCCGGAGCCCGGCCCAGCGCCCAGGGCAAGAGAAAGAGGAACCAGTCGGTTAGCAACATGGAGCAGCGAGCCAGCCTGGAGCCgcctgaggaggaggaagaggagagccCTGTTGTCAATGGTAACGGGGTGGCAATCACACCAG AGTCCAGTGAACAAGAGGACAAGAGCACAGATGCCTCTGGGGAGGTTGCTGCTGAAGGGTCCAACCAGACCCCTGCATCTGCTGAGCCTCCCACTGAAGGGGAGGAGGCCCCGAAATCTCCCTCCAAATCCCCCACCAAAGTCCCCGATGTGGACGAGGAGGAGCTGGGCCCTCTGCCTGACAACTGGGAGATGGCGTACACAGAGAAGGGAGAAGTCTACTTCATAGA tcaCAACACCAAAACGACGTCATGGCTCGATCCCCGCCTGGCGAAGAAAGCAAAGCCACCAGAGGAATGCAGGGAAGATG AGCTCCCTTATGGCTGGGAGAAGATAGATGATCCTATCTACGGCAGCTACTATGTGGa TCACATTAATCGAAGAACTCAGTTCGAGAATCCCGTCCTGGAGGCCAAGAGACGACTGGAACAACAGAGACAGATCCAGAGCCAGGGCCTCTCTGCTTTACCTTTACCCACAATATACAGAG agaaaccGTTATTTACGAGGGACCCAACCCAGCTGAAGGGCACCTTCCTGTCGACAGCCCTGCAGAAGAGCAACATGGGATTTGGATTTACAATTATTGGAGGCGATGAGCCCGATGAGTTCCTGCAAGTGAAAAGTGTAATACCAGATGGACCTGCTGCTCAGGATGGGAAAATGGACACGG GGGACGTCATTGTCTACATTAACGACATCTGCGTGCTGGGCACCACACACGCTGACGTGGTGAAGCTTTTCCAGTCTGTTCCCATCGGACAGAGCGTGACTTTGGTGCTCTGCAGGGGATACCCTCTGCCCTTTGACCCCGAGGACCCAAGTGGTGCAGCAAGCTCTTCTTTAACACCCATCGGGTTAGAACACCGTCCCATGGTGGTCAACGGCCGCTACGACCCGTACCTGGAGTACCTGTCCCTGAGTTCCCAGCTTCCTGCTCAAGCTCTGGCCGGGGTTTCACACCCTGGGGACACACATCTGGACGGATCGTCCCTACCCCCCACCACACCTGGCTCCGCTCCGGCGCTCACACCTCACAATGACAACGTCTCAATAGCCTCCTCTGGGACTGCAGGTGTTGCCGGAGCAACAGCGCAAGGGGCAGAGCTGCTAACTGTTACCATGGTGAAAGGTGCTGAAGGATTCGGGTTCACGATTGCCGACAGTCCCACTGGTCAGCGAGTTAAACAG GTGCTGGAGCCTGGCTCCCAGGCAGCATCTGGGCTGATTGAGGGGGACCTGATCCTGGAGGTGAACCAGCAGCCAGTGGCGGCAGCCGGGCATGGACGCGTGgtggagctgctcaaagagtGTCCTGTGGGAGCAGAGGCGACTCTCCTCATACAGAGAGTGGGAACAG GTCACATATCTCCGTGGAAAGCCTCCAAACAG CTGCCTGATCATTGGGACCCACACGGCAGCCCTCAGGCAAATCTGTCTGGACCCGTCTTACCGCCAGGCACGCCCTTCCCAAACCAGCCACAACACCGCACGTCTGTGCCCGACTCCACCGAGGGCTTTGACCTCAACAAACCCGACCCTTATGACCTTTACGAGAAGTCCAGAGCAATCTACGAGAGCAGAC GTCCAGAGTACGAGGAGGTGGAGGTACATCTGCTGAGGGAGAAGACGGGCTTCGGCTTTCGTATCCTGGGGGGAGACGAGGCGGTGCAGGCTGTGAGTCCGGACGCCCGTGACAAG ATTGTTATTGGCGCCATAATAGAGAACACCCCCGCTGAGCGCGATGGGAGGCTTCGACCTGGGGACGAGCTCATTTCCGTGGATAAAAATGTGGTTGCTGGGAAACCACACAAATATGTAATTGACTTGATGCACGCCGCCGCTCGCAACGGTCAAGTTAGCTTGACTGTTAGGAGAAGAGTGCAGATGCCTG GGGAGCCCTGCCCGGTGAATGGCCGCAGCCCCGGCTCCGTGTCGACGCAGCACAGCTCTCCTCGGAGCGACGCAGCCTCGGCCGCCGGCCCCACCGCCGCCGCTGTCCCTGTCGCCACCGCGGCCCCGGAAGGATCCGCTCTCCAAACCAGCGATGTGGTCATCCACCGCAAGGAGAATGAAGGCTTCGGCTTCGTCATCATCAGCTCTCTGAACAGGCCGGAGAACCCAACCGTCATCA CTGTGCCCCATAAAATCGGACGCATCATTGAGGGAAGCCCCGCGGACAGATGTGGGAGGCTGAAGGTGGGAAACCGGATCCTGGCGGTAAACGGACAGTCCATCATCAACATGCCCCACGCAGACATCGTCAAGCTCATTAAAGATGCTGGACTAACCGTCACACTGCACATCATTCCAGAGGAGG GTTCCCATTCTGGACCCAGCTCAGAGAAACAGAGTCCCATGATCCAGAAACACAGCCCACAGACTCAGCCCAGTCTTGTAGCCCAGCCAGGCCAAGGAGGTACCCATCCAGGCCAAGTGGTTCTCCAGCCAAGCCAAACAGCCGCTCAGCCTGGTCAAGCACTGTCCCAGCCTGGCCAGACACCAGCTCAGACAAATCAAACAGTGACCGGTCCTCCACCGGCAGCCGTCCAGCCGGCACCAGCTGGGACCCAGCAGAGCCCGGTGAGCCAGCCCTCCGGACTGCCCCCGCAGCTCTACCTTCACGATGGCAG gtcagaggtcaaagccAGACAAGACGTCAAACCCGACTTCCACCATCCTCCGTTCACCGACTATCGGCAGCCGCCTGTGGACTACCGTCACCCACCTGTGACCGATTATCGACAGCCGCCAACGCTGGACTACCGGCACCCCCCTGGTCTGCTGGACTTCAGGCAGCACCCTGCAGCTGCACAGTTCCCTCTGGGGATCCCTTCCGACTTCAGACTACAG GACTACGATTACTTCACTGTGGAGCTGGAGAAAAGCGCCAAAGGCTTCGGCTTCAGTATCCGAGGAGGCCGCGAGTACAGCATGGATCTATTCGTGCTGCGCCTGGCGGAGGATGGCCCCGCCATACGAAACGGGAGAATGAGG GTAGGGGATCAGATCATAGAGATTAACGGGGACAGCACTCGGGACATGACTCACGCCCGCGCCATCGAGCTCATCAAGGCGGGGGGCAGGCGGGTCAGGCTGCTGCTGAAGAGGGGAACCGGACAGGTGCCAGAATACG ACTGTGCCGGCCCCTGGGATTCCCTTCCTTCAGTCCACTCTGCCCTGCAGGAAGTGAGCCTGGACCCCCTCCTGAATCCATCGCTGTCATCCAGTCCAGTCTCAGCCCCAGATTCCTCTCAAAAGCTCCCTCTAGAGGCCACAGTGTGCATGGCAGACAAAGCTCCACCGCTTGCAGACCGCAGAGGGGCTACAGGTGGCAGGTCCACCGAGCAGAAATCCACAATCAGGATGCAAGGGACCCTTCAGGGGTCTGGAGAGATGGACTGTGGATGTGGTGACAGACATGGAGCTTCGAAGACTGTTGGAAGATCATCGGAGAGAAGAGAAAGGCAGAGGGAGACTTGCTCCCCctgctgtgaaaaaaagagCCTGCAAACACAGACATCAAGCACCGCTTGGCCCTGGAACTCGTATCCGAGTGCGAATTCGAACGGAGGCTCTCTTAGCAGTGGAGATAAACACCTCCAGGAGAGGCTCTCGTCCAGAGGACTGATCTCCAGGGAGGAGGAGAGGGCAGGAGGCCACAGTGTGATCTGCTGCCCCTCAAAAATGACGGAAGATCCTCCGGCGGCGAGCGCAGCTGCCTCCTCAGAGCTCTGGAGCATGCCCGGGTGTGACAAACTGCCTGGCACCCTGAGGTCCTGGACCTCCACAGTGAGCAGGTAG
- the LOC112152431 gene encoding membrane-associated guanylate kinase, WW and PDZ domain-containing protein 2 isoform X3 yields the protein MCRYLPVKGGVVDKDLRHYLNLRFSKGSVDHDHQQIIRDNLYLRTVPCTTRQPKEGEVPGVDYSFVSVERFMELEQSGALLESGTYEDNFYGTPKPPAEPSPAAPPLNVSEALLPGARPSAQGKRKRNQSVSNMEQRASLEPPEEEEEESPVVNGNGVAITPESSEQEDKSTDASGEVAAEGSNQTPASAEPPTEGEEAPKSPSKSPTKVPDVDEEELGPLPDNWEMAYTEKGEVYFIDHNTKTTSWLDPRLAKKAKPPEECREDELPYGWEKIDDPIYGSYYVDHINRRTQFENPVLEAKRRLEQQRQIQSQGLSALPLPTIYREKPLFTRDPTQLKGTFLSTALQKSNMGFGFTIIGGDEPDEFLQVKSVIPDGPAAQDGKMDTGDVIVYINDICVLGTTHADVVKLFQSVPIGQSVTLVLCRGYPLPFDPEDPSGAASSSLTPIGLEHRPMVVNGRYDPYLEYLSLSSQLPAQALAGVSHPGDTHLDGSSLPPTTPGSAPALTPHNDNVSIASSGTAGVAGATAQGAELLTVTMVKGAEGFGFTIADSPTGQRVKQVLEPGSQAASGLIEGDLILEVNQQPVAAAGHGRVVELLKECPVGAEATLLIQRVGTGHISPWKASKQLPDHWDPHGSPQANLSGPVLPPGTPFPNQPQHRTSVPDSTEGFDLNKPDPYDLYEKSRAIYESRRPEYEEVEVHLLREKTGFGFRILGGDEAVQAVSPDARDKIVIGAIIENTPAERDGRLRPGDELISVDKNVVAGKPHKYVIDLMHAAARNGQVSLTVRRRVQMPGEPCPVNGRSPGSVSTQHSSPRSDAASAAGPTAAAVPVATAAPEGSALQTSDVVIHRKENEGFGFVIISSLNRPENPTVITVPHKIGRIIEGSPADRCGRLKVGNRILAVNGQSIINMPHADIVKLIKDAGLTVTLHIIPEEGSHSGPSSEKQSPMIQKHSPQTQPSLVAQPGQGGTHPGQVVLQPSQTAAQPGQALSQPGQTPAQTNQTVTGPPPAAVQPAPAGTQQSPVSQPSGLPPQLYLHDGRSEVKARQDVKPDFHHPPFTDYRQPPVDYRHPPVTDYRQPPTLDYRHPPGLLDFRQHPAAAQFPLGIPSDFRLQDYDYFTVELEKSAKGFGFSIRGGREYSMDLFVLRLAEDGPAIRNGRMRVGDQIIEINGDSTRDMTHARAIELIKAGGRRVRLLLKRGTGQVPEYDCAGPWDSLPSVHSALQEVSLDPLLNPSLSSSPVSAPDSSQKLPLEATVCMADKAPPLADRRGATGGRSTEQKSTIRMQGTLQGSGEMDCGCGDRHGASKTVGRSSERRERQRETCSPCCEKKSLQTQTSSTAWPWNSYPSANSNGGSLSSGDKHLQERLSSRGLISREEERAGGHSVICCPSKMTEDPPAASAAASSELWSMPGCDKLPGTLRSWTSTVSR from the exons ATAACTTTTACGGCACGCCGAAGCCTCCAGCCGAGCCGTCCCCGGCAGCCCCTCCTCTGAATGTGAGTGAGGCCCTGCTTCCCGGAGCCCGGCCCAGCGCCCAGGGCAAGAGAAAGAGGAACCAGTCGGTTAGCAACATGGAGCAGCGAGCCAGCCTGGAGCCgcctgaggaggaggaagaggagagccCTGTTGTCAATGGTAACGGGGTGGCAATCACACCAG AGTCCAGTGAACAAGAGGACAAGAGCACAGATGCCTCTGGGGAGGTTGCTGCTGAAGGGTCCAACCAGACCCCTGCATCTGCTGAGCCTCCCACTGAAGGGGAGGAGGCCCCGAAATCTCCCTCCAAATCCCCCACCAAAGTCCCCGATGTGGACGAGGAGGAGCTGGGCCCTCTGCCTGACAACTGGGAGATGGCGTACACAGAGAAGGGAGAAGTCTACTTCATAGA tcaCAACACCAAAACGACGTCATGGCTCGATCCCCGCCTGGCGAAGAAAGCAAAGCCACCAGAGGAATGCAGGGAAGATG AGCTCCCTTATGGCTGGGAGAAGATAGATGATCCTATCTACGGCAGCTACTATGTGGa TCACATTAATCGAAGAACTCAGTTCGAGAATCCCGTCCTGGAGGCCAAGAGACGACTGGAACAACAGAGACAGATCCAGAGCCAGGGCCTCTCTGCTTTACCTTTACCCACAATATACAGAG agaaaccGTTATTTACGAGGGACCCAACCCAGCTGAAGGGCACCTTCCTGTCGACAGCCCTGCAGAAGAGCAACATGGGATTTGGATTTACAATTATTGGAGGCGATGAGCCCGATGAGTTCCTGCAAGTGAAAAGTGTAATACCAGATGGACCTGCTGCTCAGGATGGGAAAATGGACACGG GGGACGTCATTGTCTACATTAACGACATCTGCGTGCTGGGCACCACACACGCTGACGTGGTGAAGCTTTTCCAGTCTGTTCCCATCGGACAGAGCGTGACTTTGGTGCTCTGCAGGGGATACCCTCTGCCCTTTGACCCCGAGGACCCAAGTGGTGCAGCAAGCTCTTCTTTAACACCCATCGGGTTAGAACACCGTCCCATGGTGGTCAACGGCCGCTACGACCCGTACCTGGAGTACCTGTCCCTGAGTTCCCAGCTTCCTGCTCAAGCTCTGGCCGGGGTTTCACACCCTGGGGACACACATCTGGACGGATCGTCCCTACCCCCCACCACACCTGGCTCCGCTCCGGCGCTCACACCTCACAATGACAACGTCTCAATAGCCTCCTCTGGGACTGCAGGTGTTGCCGGAGCAACAGCGCAAGGGGCAGAGCTGCTAACTGTTACCATGGTGAAAGGTGCTGAAGGATTCGGGTTCACGATTGCCGACAGTCCCACTGGTCAGCGAGTTAAACAG GTGCTGGAGCCTGGCTCCCAGGCAGCATCTGGGCTGATTGAGGGGGACCTGATCCTGGAGGTGAACCAGCAGCCAGTGGCGGCAGCCGGGCATGGACGCGTGgtggagctgctcaaagagtGTCCTGTGGGAGCAGAGGCGACTCTCCTCATACAGAGAGTGGGAACAG GTCACATATCTCCGTGGAAAGCCTCCAAACAG CTGCCTGATCATTGGGACCCACACGGCAGCCCTCAGGCAAATCTGTCTGGACCCGTCTTACCGCCAGGCACGCCCTTCCCAAACCAGCCACAACACCGCACGTCTGTGCCCGACTCCACCGAGGGCTTTGACCTCAACAAACCCGACCCTTATGACCTTTACGAGAAGTCCAGAGCAATCTACGAGAGCAGAC GTCCAGAGTACGAGGAGGTGGAGGTACATCTGCTGAGGGAGAAGACGGGCTTCGGCTTTCGTATCCTGGGGGGAGACGAGGCGGTGCAGGCTGTGAGTCCGGACGCCCGTGACAAG ATTGTTATTGGCGCCATAATAGAGAACACCCCCGCTGAGCGCGATGGGAGGCTTCGACCTGGGGACGAGCTCATTTCCGTGGATAAAAATGTGGTTGCTGGGAAACCACACAAATATGTAATTGACTTGATGCACGCCGCCGCTCGCAACGGTCAAGTTAGCTTGACTGTTAGGAGAAGAGTGCAGATGCCTG GGGAGCCCTGCCCGGTGAATGGCCGCAGCCCCGGCTCCGTGTCGACGCAGCACAGCTCTCCTCGGAGCGACGCAGCCTCGGCCGCCGGCCCCACCGCCGCCGCTGTCCCTGTCGCCACCGCGGCCCCGGAAGGATCCGCTCTCCAAACCAGCGATGTGGTCATCCACCGCAAGGAGAATGAAGGCTTCGGCTTCGTCATCATCAGCTCTCTGAACAGGCCGGAGAACCCAACCGTCATCA CTGTGCCCCATAAAATCGGACGCATCATTGAGGGAAGCCCCGCGGACAGATGTGGGAGGCTGAAGGTGGGAAACCGGATCCTGGCGGTAAACGGACAGTCCATCATCAACATGCCCCACGCAGACATCGTCAAGCTCATTAAAGATGCTGGACTAACCGTCACACTGCACATCATTCCAGAGGAGG GTTCCCATTCTGGACCCAGCTCAGAGAAACAGAGTCCCATGATCCAGAAACACAGCCCACAGACTCAGCCCAGTCTTGTAGCCCAGCCAGGCCAAGGAGGTACCCATCCAGGCCAAGTGGTTCTCCAGCCAAGCCAAACAGCCGCTCAGCCTGGTCAAGCACTGTCCCAGCCTGGCCAGACACCAGCTCAGACAAATCAAACAGTGACCGGTCCTCCACCGGCAGCCGTCCAGCCGGCACCAGCTGGGACCCAGCAGAGCCCGGTGAGCCAGCCCTCCGGACTGCCCCCGCAGCTCTACCTTCACGATGGCAG gtcagaggtcaaagccAGACAAGACGTCAAACCCGACTTCCACCATCCTCCGTTCACCGACTATCGGCAGCCGCCTGTGGACTACCGTCACCCACCTGTGACCGATTATCGACAGCCGCCAACGCTGGACTACCGGCACCCCCCTGGTCTGCTGGACTTCAGGCAGCACCCTGCAGCTGCACAGTTCCCTCTGGGGATCCCTTCCGACTTCAGACTACAG GACTACGATTACTTCACTGTGGAGCTGGAGAAAAGCGCCAAAGGCTTCGGCTTCAGTATCCGAGGAGGCCGCGAGTACAGCATGGATCTATTCGTGCTGCGCCTGGCGGAGGATGGCCCCGCCATACGAAACGGGAGAATGAGG GTAGGGGATCAGATCATAGAGATTAACGGGGACAGCACTCGGGACATGACTCACGCCCGCGCCATCGAGCTCATCAAGGCGGGGGGCAGGCGGGTCAGGCTGCTGCTGAAGAGGGGAACCGGACAGGTGCCAGAATACG ACTGTGCCGGCCCCTGGGATTCCCTTCCTTCAGTCCACTCTGCCCTGCAGGAAGTGAGCCTGGACCCCCTCCTGAATCCATCGCTGTCATCCAGTCCAGTCTCAGCCCCAGATTCCTCTCAAAAGCTCCCTCTAGAGGCCACAGTGTGCATGGCAGACAAAGCTCCACCGCTTGCAGACCGCAGAGGGGCTACAGGTGGCAGGTCCACCGAGCAGAAATCCACAATCAGGATGCAAGGGACCCTTCAGGGGTCTGGAGAGATGGACTGTGGATGTGGTGACAGACATGGAGCTTCGAAGACTGTTGGAAGATCATCGGAGAGAAGAGAAAGGCAGAGGGAGACTTGCTCCCCctgctgtgaaaaaaagagCCTGCAAACACAGACATCAAGCACCGCTTGGCCCTGGAACTCGTATCCGAGTGCGAATTCGAACGGAGGCTCTCTTAGCAGTGGAGATAAACACCTCCAGGAGAGGCTCTCGTCCAGAGGACTGATCTCCAGGGAGGAGGAGAGGGCAGGAGGCCACAGTGTGATCTGCTGCCCCTCAAAAATGACGGAAGATCCTCCGGCGGCGAGCGCAGCTGCCTCCTCAGAGCTCTGGAGCATGCCCGGGTGTGACAAACTGCCTGGCACCCTGAGGTCCTGGACCTCCACAGTGAGCAGGTAG